A single genomic interval of Agarivorans aestuarii harbors:
- a CDS encoding aspartate/glutamate racemase family protein, translated as MMKDIRFGVIGNMGPEADALFQDIVAKTEMQHGALKDQDHMAMIVVKNSDIPDRSEAINEGGKDPAPELSKSAKLLANCGVQFAVMTCNTAHYFRDEVQKHSPVYLLDMLQTTTQLIKDKDPESIVGILCTNGTYNSGIYDRYLEQANLVFVKPQAYDQEHYVHSAIYGEVTGEKSAAGQALRQANGIKSGEFDRNAELLAKAIEPLVAKGVNTIILGCTELPLVRKQLEQAFPNLNFIDPMEAVAERAVEIYQQAEQALKQGALTEVIPAISEIHNNQDIVNYVLSRARV; from the coding sequence ATGATGAAAGACATTCGATTTGGCGTTATTGGCAATATGGGACCAGAAGCTGATGCTCTGTTCCAAGATATCGTGGCTAAAACAGAAATGCAGCATGGTGCATTAAAAGACCAAGATCACATGGCGATGATTGTGGTTAAAAACTCAGACATTCCAGATCGCTCAGAAGCGATTAACGAAGGGGGGAAAGACCCAGCTCCTGAGCTAAGTAAGTCAGCCAAGTTGCTAGCAAACTGCGGAGTGCAATTTGCGGTGATGACTTGTAACACAGCGCACTACTTTAGAGATGAAGTGCAAAAGCATAGCCCAGTGTACTTGCTCGATATGCTGCAAACCACCACCCAGCTTATCAAAGATAAGGATCCAGAATCGATAGTTGGCATCCTATGTACTAACGGCACCTATAACTCTGGTATTTATGACCGTTACTTAGAGCAGGCAAATTTGGTGTTTGTAAAACCACAAGCCTATGACCAGGAGCATTATGTTCACAGTGCTATTTACGGGGAAGTAACCGGTGAAAAAAGTGCGGCTGGGCAAGCTCTGCGACAAGCTAATGGCATTAAATCAGGTGAGTTTGACCGTAATGCTGAGTTGCTAGCAAAAGCCATTGAACCATTGGTAGCAAAAGGGGTAAACACAATTATATTAGGTTGTACCGAGCTTCCTCTGGTAAGAAAGCAACTAGAGCAAGCCTTCCCTAACTTAAATTTTATTGATCCAATGGAAGCGGTGGCAGAACGCGCAGTTGAGATATACCAACAAGCAGAACAAGCCTTAAAACAAGGTGCTTTGACCGAGGTGATTCCTGCAATTAGCGAGATTCATAACAATCAAGATATTGTAAATTATGTGCTAAGCCGCGCTCGCGTTTAA
- a CDS encoding homocysteine S-methyltransferase family protein: MGKHVVVLDGGMGRELKRMGAPFSQPLWSAQALIESPALVRQAHQNFIDAGAEIITVNSYACVPFHLGQELFQRQGAMLAQQAAEIANSVARDALSNTHRTIIVAGAIPPVLGSYRPDLFEPKQAMSILDALVSAQEPYVDIWIAETISSIEEFTAIQRALKNSNKKKYYSFTLQDAPDEQVKLRSGELVTEAVKQVCDAGADGILFNCSIPEVMAEAIKQTKVLSEKLGKALEIGAYANSFGPIKAGHKANSSLNQTKGLSAEEYLEFVKQWQRLGATIIGGCCGIHPEHLQAISHWKHAKNKTAS; this comes from the coding sequence ATGGGTAAACATGTAGTAGTGCTAGATGGTGGCATGGGCCGAGAGCTTAAAAGAATGGGCGCACCTTTTTCACAACCTTTATGGAGTGCTCAAGCACTGATTGAATCCCCTGCTTTAGTGCGCCAAGCCCATCAAAACTTTATTGATGCCGGCGCCGAGATAATTACCGTAAACAGCTACGCTTGTGTGCCTTTTCATCTAGGCCAAGAGCTATTTCAGCGCCAGGGTGCAATGCTTGCGCAACAAGCGGCTGAGATTGCAAACTCTGTAGCGAGAGATGCCCTTAGCAATACCCACCGCACCATTATTGTTGCCGGCGCTATCCCACCAGTATTAGGCAGTTACCGACCAGACTTGTTTGAGCCAAAACAAGCAATGAGTATTCTCGACGCCTTGGTAAGCGCCCAAGAACCCTATGTAGATATTTGGATTGCCGAAACCATTTCTAGCATCGAAGAGTTTACAGCTATTCAGCGCGCTCTTAAAAACAGCAACAAGAAAAAGTATTACTCCTTCACGCTGCAAGATGCTCCCGATGAACAGGTAAAACTTAGGTCTGGCGAGTTAGTCACAGAGGCAGTAAAACAAGTATGTGATGCTGGCGCAGACGGAATACTGTTTAACTGCTCTATTCCCGAGGTAATGGCAGAGGCGATTAAACAGACTAAAGTGCTAAGTGAAAAGCTTGGAAAAGCGCTAGAAATTGGTGCCTACGCCAATAGCTTTGGTCCAATTAAAGCGGGCCACAAAGCCAATAGCTCATTAAATCAAACTAAGGGTTTGTCGGCTGAAGAGTACCTGGAGTTTGTAAAGCAGTGGCAGCGACTTGGCGCCACTATCATAGGCGGTTGTTGTGGTATTCATCCAGAACACCTTCAAGCAATTAGCCACTGGAAACACGCTAAGAATAAAACGGCTTCGTAG
- a CDS encoding DUF1254 domain-containing protein, whose translation MSIAKAQIEVTRDNYIVAETSKYFAVTEAKATDGVNSWRHFRVPPLTEDQPIVRMNRDTIYSTAVVDTEKGASITLPDFGERFVMVQFTDENHQTFDMVYTQGNETLEVPNSTKFMFAMVRAYLPNIHDQQEIAELNKLQDKLVIDAASSDDYPIFAGYDLATLAAKLEPVKKGILEEIAAQGVGDSEKMFGTNDYTIAEKRIQGAAYGWGGATFKDNVYQYSANFESTECHSVTFEDPKNKGFWSFTVYNDDGFMFNDDASTNSGVAKPNADGSYSVYFGCDEDKYGANNIPLTGLKEGQEWNVLVRHYAPSSQLADDNIDPSKGIMPSK comes from the coding sequence TTGAGCATTGCTAAGGCTCAAATAGAGGTAACTCGCGATAATTATATTGTGGCTGAAACATCTAAATATTTTGCAGTAACCGAAGCTAAAGCAACGGATGGTGTAAATTCTTGGCGGCATTTTCGTGTACCACCGTTAACCGAAGATCAACCTATTGTTCGAATGAACCGTGACACGATCTACTCAACAGCGGTTGTAGATACCGAGAAGGGAGCCAGTATTACCCTTCCTGACTTCGGTGAGCGTTTTGTTATGGTGCAGTTTACTGATGAAAATCATCAAACCTTCGATATGGTATATACCCAAGGCAACGAAACCCTAGAAGTACCAAATTCAACCAAGTTTATGTTTGCTATGGTGCGAGCGTATTTACCGAATATTCACGATCAACAAGAGATTGCAGAGCTTAACAAGTTGCAAGATAAGCTAGTAATTGATGCTGCCTCTAGCGATGATTACCCAATCTTTGCGGGCTACGATTTAGCGACTTTAGCAGCCAAATTAGAGCCGGTGAAAAAAGGCATACTAGAAGAGATAGCAGCACAAGGCGTTGGCGATTCAGAAAAAATGTTTGGCACTAATGATTACACTATTGCAGAAAAGCGAATTCAAGGGGCTGCTTACGGCTGGGGCGGCGCCACCTTTAAAGACAATGTATATCAGTACTCGGCTAACTTTGAATCAACCGAATGTCACTCGGTGACCTTTGAAGATCCTAAGAATAAAGGGTTTTGGTCATTCACCGTTTATAACGATGATGGCTTTATGTTTAATGACGACGCAAGCACCAACAGCGGTGTAGCTAAGCCAAATGCAGATGGTAGTTACAGCGTGTATTTTGGTTGTGATGAAGACAAATACGGCGCAAACAACATTCCGTTAACCGGGCTTAAAGAAGGGCAAGAGTGGAATGTATTGGTTCGTCACTATGCACCAAGCAGCCAACTCGCCGATGATAACATCGACCCCAGTAAAGGCATCATGCCCAGCAAATAA
- a CDS encoding DUF1289 domain-containing protein — translation MISLLSGPYIFDVCNFSGPKGWCLGCGRPRKECQTWKTMKPYDANKLQKSLEKRMV, via the coding sequence ATAATTTCACTCTTAAGCGGTCCTTACATATTTGATGTTTGTAATTTCTCCGGCCCCAAAGGTTGGTGCTTAGGTTGTGGACGGCCTCGCAAAGAGTGTCAAACGTGGAAGACCATGAAACCCTATGATGCCAATAAACTTCAGAAAAGCCTTGAAAAAAGAATGGTGTAA
- the lexA gene encoding transcriptional repressor LexA codes for MKPLTPRQTEVFELIRRHISDTGMPPTRAEIAKELGFRSANAAEEHLRALAKKGAIEMIPGASRGIRLSEAYLPASANESAAEEAEPGLPLIGQVAAGEPILAQEHVESHYAVDANLFNPHADYLLRVQGMSMKDIGIMDGDLLAVHKTNDVHNGQVVVARLEDDVTVKRFERDGKMVYLHPENEELSTIEVDLEYQSIEIEGLAVGIIRTADWM; via the coding sequence ATGAAGCCCTTAACACCTCGTCAAACCGAAGTCTTTGAACTTATTCGCCGCCATATTTCCGATACCGGAATGCCGCCAACTCGCGCAGAAATTGCCAAGGAGTTGGGCTTTCGCTCAGCTAATGCGGCTGAAGAGCACTTACGTGCTTTAGCTAAAAAGGGCGCTATTGAGATGATCCCGGGGGCTTCGCGTGGTATCCGTTTAAGTGAAGCGTACTTGCCCGCCAGTGCCAATGAGTCTGCGGCCGAGGAAGCAGAGCCGGGTTTACCTTTAATTGGCCAAGTGGCTGCCGGTGAGCCTATTTTGGCGCAAGAGCATGTAGAGTCGCACTATGCGGTAGATGCTAATCTGTTTAACCCGCATGCAGATTATTTGCTGCGGGTGCAAGGTATGAGCATGAAGGATATTGGCATAATGGATGGTGATTTACTGGCTGTGCATAAAACCAATGATGTTCACAACGGCCAAGTGGTGGTGGCGCGTTTAGAAGACGATGTTACGGTTAAGCGTTTTGAGCGCGACGGTAAAATGGTTTACCTGCATCCAGAGAATGAAGAACTCTCTACTATTGAAGTTGATTTAGAATATCAAAGCATCGAAATTGAAGGTTTAGCGGTAGGCATTATTCGCACTGCCGATTGGATGTAA
- the coxB gene encoding cytochrome c oxidase subunit II, giving the protein MSFNLRPGVTAISEQVYGLHMTIFYICCAIGVLVFGAMFWAIFHHRKSKGAKPAQFHESTKVEIIWTIVPFIILIGMAIPATKTLLAMEDPSDADITIQVTGSQWKWHYKYFDRELEFYSVLASDMDEVNGKLEKRKNYLLEVDRPLVLPIDKKVRFLMTSEDVIHSWWVPDFAVKKDANPGFINEAWTIIDKPGIYRGQCAELCGKDHGFMPIVVIAKTQADYDTWLAEEEAAYLAKKAQELELVAMTMEQDELMSLGKKVYDKSCAACHQVNGEGLPGVFPGLKDSPIAVGDVTKHIEVVVHGVPGTAMQAFGKQLGLKELAAVITYERNAWGNDTGDLVQAKDVVAVQNAAQ; this is encoded by the coding sequence ATGTCATTCAACTTACGTCCGGGTGTTACCGCCATTAGTGAGCAGGTTTATGGCCTGCACATGACAATTTTTTATATTTGTTGTGCTATTGGGGTGCTGGTGTTTGGCGCCATGTTCTGGGCTATTTTTCATCATCGCAAGTCTAAAGGGGCCAAGCCGGCTCAATTTCATGAAAGTACCAAAGTAGAAATTATTTGGACCATCGTTCCTTTCATTATTTTGATAGGGATGGCGATTCCTGCCACTAAAACCCTGTTGGCCATGGAAGATCCTTCCGATGCCGATATCACCATTCAAGTAACAGGGTCCCAGTGGAAGTGGCATTACAAATACTTTGACCGTGAACTGGAATTCTACAGTGTGCTGGCATCTGATATGGATGAAGTTAACGGCAAGCTGGAAAAACGCAAAAACTACTTGCTTGAGGTAGACCGTCCGCTGGTATTGCCCATCGATAAAAAAGTGCGGTTCTTGATGACTTCAGAAGATGTTATCCACTCCTGGTGGGTACCTGATTTTGCAGTTAAGAAAGACGCCAACCCAGGCTTTATTAATGAGGCTTGGACCATCATTGATAAACCCGGCATATACCGCGGCCAGTGTGCTGAGTTATGTGGTAAAGACCACGGTTTTATGCCGATTGTGGTTATTGCTAAAACTCAGGCCGACTACGATACCTGGTTAGCCGAAGAAGAAGCGGCTTATCTAGCTAAGAAAGCCCAAGAGTTGGAGCTGGTGGCTATGACCATGGAACAAGATGAGCTGATGTCGCTGGGCAAAAAAGTCTACGACAAAAGCTGTGCGGCTTGTCACCAAGTTAATGGTGAAGGTTTACCGGGTGTATTCCCTGGTCTTAAAGACAGCCCAATTGCGGTGGGGGATGTAACTAAACACATCGAAGTGGTTGTACACGGGGTACCAGGCACTGCAATGCAAGCCTTTGGTAAACAGCTAGGTTTAAAAGAACTGGCTGCTGTAATTACTTACGAGCGCAATGCTTGGGGTAATGATACCGGTGATTTAGTGCAGGCCAAGGATGTTGTGGCCGTGCAAAACGCAGCGCAGTAG
- the ctaD gene encoding cytochrome c oxidase subunit I — protein MSTISDVHADHDEHHHGAPRGLMRWVLTTNHKDIGSMYLWFSFAMFITGGAMAMVIRAELFQPGLQLVEPNFFNQMTTMHGLIMVFGAVMPAFTGLANWLIPMMIGAPDMALPRMNNWSFWILPFAFTMLLASLFMEGGGPNFGWTFYAPLSTNYSPDSTALFVFSVHIMGISSIMGAINVIVTIMNLRAPGMTYMKLPLFVWTWFITAFLLIAVMPVLAGAVTMVLTDKYFGTSFFDAAGGGDPVLFQHIFWFFGHPEVYIMILPSFGIISAIVPAFSRKRLFGYASMVYATASIAGLSFIVWAHHMFTTGMPVAAELFFMFCTMLISVPTGVKVFNWVATMWRGSMTFETPMLFALAFIVLFTIGGFSGLMLAITPVDFQYHDTYFVVAHFHYVLVTGAVFSIMAAAYYWLPKWTGNMYDEGLGRLHFWCSLISVNVLFFPMHFLGLGGMPRRIPDYALQFADVNAIVSIGGFAFGLSQFIFLYMVIKCIRSGEPAPAKPWEGAEGLEWDALPSPAPYHSFSTPPEIK, from the coding sequence ATGAGCACGATTAGTGACGTTCATGCTGACCATGACGAGCACCATCACGGCGCCCCTCGCGGCCTTATGCGTTGGGTATTAACCACTAACCACAAAGACATTGGCTCTATGTATTTGTGGTTCAGTTTTGCCATGTTTATTACCGGTGGCGCAATGGCTATGGTTATTCGCGCAGAACTGTTTCAACCTGGCTTACAGCTGGTTGAACCTAACTTTTTTAACCAAATGACCACCATGCATGGCCTTATTATGGTGTTTGGTGCAGTAATGCCAGCCTTTACTGGATTGGCTAACTGGCTGATTCCAATGATGATTGGCGCGCCAGATATGGCCTTACCTCGGATGAATAACTGGAGCTTCTGGATTCTACCTTTTGCTTTCACCATGCTGTTAGCTTCGTTATTTATGGAAGGCGGTGGCCCCAACTTTGGTTGGACTTTCTACGCACCGCTTTCTACTAACTACAGCCCTGATAGTACTGCCTTGTTTGTATTCTCGGTGCATATTATGGGCATCAGTTCGATTATGGGGGCGATCAATGTGATTGTAACCATTATGAACTTACGTGCACCCGGCATGACTTACATGAAGTTACCGCTATTTGTGTGGACTTGGTTTATTACCGCATTTTTGTTGATTGCTGTGATGCCGGTATTAGCGGGTGCAGTGACCATGGTGCTTACAGACAAGTATTTTGGCACGTCGTTTTTTGATGCCGCCGGCGGGGGAGACCCTGTACTGTTTCAGCACATATTCTGGTTCTTTGGCCACCCCGAAGTTTACATTATGATTTTGCCGTCATTCGGCATTATCTCGGCGATTGTTCCAGCCTTCTCTCGTAAAAGGTTATTTGGTTATGCCTCGATGGTTTACGCCACTGCATCTATTGCTGGTTTAAGCTTCATTGTGTGGGCGCACCATATGTTTACTACTGGTATGCCTGTTGCGGCTGAGTTGTTCTTCATGTTTTGTACCATGCTGATCTCGGTGCCTACTGGGGTGAAGGTATTTAACTGGGTAGCCACCATGTGGCGCGGTTCAATGACCTTTGAAACGCCGATGTTATTCGCACTGGCCTTTATTGTGCTGTTCACCATAGGTGGGTTCTCGGGATTAATGCTGGCGATTACGCCGGTGGACTTCCAATATCACGACACTTATTTTGTGGTGGCGCACTTCCATTATGTATTGGTAACTGGCGCGGTATTCTCGATTATGGCTGCTGCTTATTATTGGCTACCCAAGTGGACTGGCAACATGTACGACGAAGGTTTGGGTAGGTTGCACTTTTGGTGTTCGCTTATCTCGGTGAATGTGCTGTTCTTCCCTATGCACTTTTTAGGCTTAGGTGGTATGCCACGGCGTATTCCAGACTATGCCCTGCAGTTTGCCGATGTTAACGCCATTGTGAGTATTGGTGGCTTTGCCTTTGGTTTGTCTCAATTCATCTTCTTGTACATGGTTATCAAGTGTATTCGAAGCGGTGAACCTGCTCCGGCTAAACCTTGGGAAGGCGCAGAGGGCTTAGAATGGGATGCATTGCCATCGCCAGCGCCTTACCACAGTTTCTCTACACCGCCGGAGATTAAATAA
- a CDS encoding cytochrome c oxidase assembly protein, with the protein MLGHGRLVTKLLLVVVAMFGFGYALVPLYDVFCQVTGINGKTATEASELSLVTDQQRTVTVEFISYVPQGLNWKFGPKVNQVKVHPGETLQVDFSASNLTPKRGTVQAVPSVSPGLAANHLKKVSCFCFEQQTLAPGQQQDMPLFFYVDPELPKDINTLTLAYTLFAVEGEPIESETAQVSADGEVGNDAAL; encoded by the coding sequence ATGCTTGGCCATGGCCGTTTAGTCACAAAGCTGCTGCTTGTAGTAGTGGCTATGTTCGGCTTTGGTTACGCCTTGGTGCCGCTCTATGACGTGTTTTGTCAGGTTACCGGCATTAACGGCAAAACAGCTACAGAAGCCAGTGAATTAAGCCTTGTTACTGACCAACAGCGCACCGTAACCGTGGAGTTTATTAGCTATGTACCGCAAGGGCTTAATTGGAAGTTTGGCCCTAAGGTTAACCAAGTAAAAGTCCATCCAGGTGAGACTCTACAGGTTGATTTTAGTGCCAGTAACCTTACTCCCAAACGTGGCACTGTGCAGGCGGTTCCTTCGGTTAGTCCTGGTTTGGCGGCCAATCATCTAAAAAAAGTCAGCTGCTTTTGTTTTGAGCAGCAAACCCTAGCTCCGGGTCAGCAACAAGACATGCCATTGTTCTTCTATGTAGATCCTGAGTTACCTAAAGATATAAATACCTTAACCTTGGCTTACACCTTATTTGCTGTAGAGGGCGAGCCGATTGAATCTGAAACTGCACAAGTAAGTGCCGATGGAGAGGTGGGCAATGACGCAGCCTTATGA
- a CDS encoding cytochrome c oxidase subunit 3: MTQPYEKYYVPAQSIWPIVGAVGLFLIAMGAGFSVQQMGSEQSYGLWILSCGFVVIVTMMFGWFGNVIQESMDGLYSAQMDRSFRQGMSWFIFSEVMFFGAFFGALFYARMIAVPWLGGAGNNEMTGAVLWPEFTAMWPLVETPGGTTTQAMGWFGLPLLNTVILVISSVTLHFAHVSLEKDKRGPLKMWLAITLVLGFAFLFFQIEEYIHAYQELGLRLDSGIYGNTFFLLTGFHGLHVTLGAIMLTVMFLRVLKGHFTGKSHFAFMASSWYWHFVDVVWLCLFIFVYVL; encoded by the coding sequence ATGACGCAGCCTTATGAGAAATATTACGTTCCCGCACAAAGTATATGGCCAATTGTTGGCGCGGTGGGTTTATTCCTAATTGCAATGGGCGCTGGGTTTTCTGTTCAACAAATGGGCAGTGAACAAAGTTACGGCCTATGGATATTGTCTTGTGGCTTTGTGGTAATTGTTACCATGATGTTTGGTTGGTTTGGCAATGTTATCCAGGAGAGTATGGATGGCTTATATAGTGCCCAAATGGACCGCTCTTTTCGCCAAGGCATGAGTTGGTTTATTTTCTCTGAAGTAATGTTCTTTGGTGCATTCTTCGGAGCGTTATTCTACGCCAGAATGATTGCTGTGCCTTGGTTGGGCGGTGCTGGTAATAATGAAATGACTGGCGCGGTGTTATGGCCAGAGTTTACTGCCATGTGGCCGCTAGTTGAAACGCCCGGCGGTACAACAACCCAAGCGATGGGCTGGTTCGGCTTGCCACTGTTGAATACTGTAATACTGGTGATTTCGTCAGTGACTTTGCACTTTGCTCATGTGAGTTTAGAGAAAGATAAACGTGGGCCACTTAAAATGTGGTTAGCCATTACCTTGGTGCTAGGTTTTGCTTTCTTATTTTTCCAAATTGAAGAATATATTCATGCATATCAGGAATTAGGCTTGCGCCTTGATTCAGGCATTTATGGCAATACCTTTTTCTTACTCACCGGTTTTCACGGTTTACACGTTACTTTGGGCGCCATCATGCTTACGGTGATGTTTTTGCGGGTACTAAAAGGCCACTTTACCGGTAAGAGTCACTTTGCATTTATGGCATCGAGTTGGTATTGGCACTTTGTAGATGTGGTGTGGTTGTGTCTGTTTATTTTTGTCTATGTGCTTTAG
- a CDS encoding DUF2909 family protein produces MVIKLLITALILFVVVNMLFALRVMLKGGEKPMTHYLGKRLVFSVLVILLVLLAMALGIIQPNPRPY; encoded by the coding sequence ATGGTCATAAAACTGCTAATTACCGCGTTAATCCTGTTTGTGGTGGTGAACATGTTGTTTGCTTTACGGGTAATGCTAAAGGGCGGAGAAAAACCAATGACCCATTACTTGGGTAAACGCTTAGTTTTTAGCGTGTTGGTTATCCTATTGGTTTTACTCGCCATGGCCTTGGGCATTATTCAGCCCAACCCACGCCCTTACTAA
- a CDS encoding SURF1 family protein gives MTITKLSQQADKKTVSYRLILFVVLMVALIGLMVKLSLWQWQRSEQKQQLLDQYQQQSLQESSLEQALRSGVQPFQLVTVSSITAMDKYLWLDNKVNDGVVGYDAYTLASTPQGNVLVRLAWQPAGLDRSILPDVLNADALAQRYRLREISLPVVLMQKHWLEELPQGLRVQQINIAALADYWGIDLLPFVLDSQLEHSSTQLVSISPQKHQGYALQWLLMALVAAGLTIYFCKQNRNKEGL, from the coding sequence ATGACCATAACTAAGCTCTCTCAACAGGCTGATAAAAAAACAGTGTCTTACCGCTTGATACTGTTTGTTGTGCTTATGGTTGCGCTGATAGGGCTAATGGTCAAGCTTTCCTTGTGGCAATGGCAACGCAGTGAACAAAAACAGCAGTTATTAGATCAATACCAGCAGCAATCTTTGCAAGAAAGCAGTTTAGAGCAAGCGCTTCGCTCTGGTGTGCAGCCATTTCAGCTGGTGACGGTAAGCAGTATTACCGCTATGGATAAGTATCTATGGCTAGACAATAAAGTGAACGACGGTGTGGTCGGCTACGACGCTTATACACTGGCAAGCACTCCGCAAGGTAATGTATTGGTGCGCTTAGCTTGGCAGCCTGCAGGTTTAGACCGAAGTATTTTGCCTGATGTGCTTAATGCCGATGCATTAGCTCAGCGTTATCGTTTAAGAGAAATCAGCTTACCTGTGGTGCTTATGCAAAAGCATTGGTTGGAAGAATTACCGCAGGGCTTGCGAGTTCAACAAATAAATATCGCCGCCTTGGCCGATTATTGGGGTATTGATTTACTGCCCTTTGTTTTAGATAGCCAGCTTGAACATAGCTCGACGCAATTGGTTTCTATATCGCCGCAAAAGCATCAAGGCTACGCTTTGCAATGGCTATTAATGGCCCTGGTTGCGGCTGGCTTAACTATTTATTTTTGTAAGCAAAACAGAAACAAGGAAGGTTTATGA
- a CDS encoding COX15/CtaA family protein → MQKGLIAAILLAVVVIGLGAFTRLTDAGLGCPDWPGCYGQLVVPQSEEHIQHAANAYPERPLETHKAWNEMIHRYFAGTLGLLVVALAALAFWQKQHRLLALASVLLIGFQAILGMLTVTLGLMPIVVMGHLLGGFSMLALLFTWLMIAKRPFGKPQRSGRWLWLGLLVLVVQIALGGWTSANYSAISCQGLPLCHEEWLGSYQLEAFDPLPATSGNDYEFGVLSHEQRKTIHVTHRIWAGVTAIYLFVLALSYIQRRHSDMERGRASRLIFVLFTQVGLGVANVLWQVPLAIAVAHNLVAVMLLLSLISLILAHYQGGAVATYLEQKETHYGEVEHA, encoded by the coding sequence ATGCAAAAGGGATTAATTGCAGCTATTTTACTTGCCGTGGTGGTGATTGGCTTAGGCGCTTTCACCCGTTTAACCGATGCGGGTTTGGGTTGCCCTGATTGGCCCGGTTGTTATGGTCAGCTAGTGGTTCCTCAAAGCGAGGAACACATTCAACACGCGGCAAACGCTTATCCTGAGCGGCCACTCGAAACCCACAAAGCATGGAACGAAATGATTCATCGCTATTTTGCCGGCACCTTGGGTTTATTGGTAGTAGCTTTAGCTGCTCTAGCATTTTGGCAAAAGCAACATCGCTTATTGGCATTGGCGTCGGTGCTATTGATTGGCTTTCAAGCCATATTAGGCATGCTAACTGTAACGTTGGGTTTAATGCCGATTGTGGTCATGGGTCACCTGTTAGGTGGCTTTTCGATGCTGGCTTTACTGTTCACTTGGTTGATGATTGCTAAGCGACCTTTTGGTAAACCGCAGCGGAGTGGACGGTGGTTGTGGCTGGGTTTATTGGTACTGGTGGTGCAAATCGCGCTGGGCGGTTGGACGTCGGCCAACTATTCGGCAATTTCTTGTCAGGGTTTACCGCTTTGTCATGAAGAGTGGCTGGGTTCTTATCAGTTAGAAGCGTTTGATCCCTTGCCTGCAACTAGTGGCAATGATTACGAGTTTGGGGTGCTAAGCCACGAGCAACGTAAAACCATTCATGTAACACACCGGATTTGGGCAGGGGTCACAGCCATTTACCTATTCGTTTTAGCCTTGAGTTACATCCAGCGTCGACATAGTGATATGGAGCGGGGGCGTGCTTCTAGGTTAATCTTTGTATTGTTTACCCAAGTGGGCTTGGGGGTTGCCAATGTGCTTTGGCAAGTACCGCTGGCCATCGCGGTGGCGCACAATTTAGTTGCTGTCATGCTGCTGTTAAGTTTAATCAGTTTAATCTTGGCTCACTATCAAGGTGGAGCTGTAGCAACATACCTTGAGCAAAAGGAGACGCATTATGGCGAAGTTGAACACGCTTAA
- the cyoE gene encoding heme o synthase produces MAKLNTLNPPSSLTKGINWRALYKLTKPKVVALIVLTAVVGACLATSGLPPWQALLVGNLGIGLMAAGAAAFNHYIDSEADAAMARTHKRPLPTGAIANWQALLWASLLSVVGFSMLYWWVNPLTAWLTAASLVGYAVIYTLWLKRATPQNIVIGGLAGAMPPLLGWTAVNNAISAEPLLLVMLIFTWTPPHFWALAIARREDYAKVNIPMLPVTHGVGFTKKLILLYSLLLFAVAWLPFLVGMSGVLYLVLSCALNLRFMHLAWRLYKGDNQRDAMRLFAFSIVYLMLLFVALLADHWLFALL; encoded by the coding sequence ATGGCGAAGTTGAACACGCTTAATCCGCCAAGTTCATTGACTAAAGGGATTAATTGGCGAGCCTTGTATAAGCTTACTAAGCCAAAGGTAGTGGCATTAATTGTGCTCACTGCGGTAGTGGGTGCCTGCTTGGCAACTTCTGGTTTGCCGCCTTGGCAAGCTCTGCTAGTAGGTAACTTAGGCATAGGTTTAATGGCCGCGGGCGCTGCCGCCTTTAATCACTACATTGATAGCGAAGCAGATGCAGCAATGGCACGCACTCATAAACGCCCTTTGCCTACTGGTGCTATAGCCAATTGGCAGGCCTTGCTATGGGCCTCACTGTTATCAGTGGTAGGTTTTTCCATGTTGTATTGGTGGGTTAATCCACTGACTGCTTGGCTAACTGCAGCTAGCTTGGTGGGGTATGCGGTGATTTATACCCTTTGGCTTAAACGAGCAACGCCGCAAAACATCGTAATTGGCGGCTTAGCAGGTGCTATGCCTCCATTGTTGGGGTGGACGGCAGTAAACAACGCCATATCGGCTGAGCCCTTATTGCTAGTAATGCTAATATTCACTTGGACTCCGCCACACTTTTGGGCCTTGGCAATTGCTCGCCGTGAAGATTACGCCAAGGTTAATATTCCAATGCTGCCGGTTACCCACGGTGTTGGCTTTACCAAAAAGTTGATACTTCTTTATTCTCTCTTACTATTCGCTGTTGCTTGGCTACCCTTTTTAGTAGGTATGAGCGGGGTGCTTTATCTCGTATTAAGTTGTGCGCTCAACTTGCGTTTTATGCACTTAGCTTGGCGACTGTATAAAGGAGATAACCAGCGTGACGCAATGCGCCTATTTGCCTTTTCGATAGTGTATTTGATGTTGTTGTTTGTTGCCTTGTTGGCAGACCATTGGTTGTTTGCTTTGCTATAA